The DNA region AGTTGTCACCGAGGTTTTTACCCTCCCCGAACCATCCGGCACAGGAGTCTCATGGGTTTAAAATGAGCCTCGAGCACCGGGGCGGAGCAAGTGCAGTGGCCCGGCTGGCTGGGAAGGCAGGTGGGACCCGCGGCTTCCCGTGTTTACGGGAAGGACTGGGCAACCCTGAGCAGGTGGCACAGCGGCCGCTTTTCTTGCAAAAAGGCTCCTTTGAGGCTGCCTAAAGCAGCATGAAAAAGACACCGGCAGAGCAAGAGCAGGACTGGGAGGCCGGAGAGAGCGAGGTCGGCAGCGGGGGACTTACCCCTTTGCTCGTAGCTGCACTCAGAGGAGTCGAAGTTGACGACCCGGCTGCTGACAGGGTTGCTGGCCGTGCAGGCGCAGGCGATGCTTGCATTCTCCAGGGCGTAGGAGAGGTGCAGGAGGCTGCCGTTGTGCGAGCAGAGCCCCGAGGTGCTGGCGTCCTGGCTGCCCCAGCTGTAGGAGACGTTGTCCCCTCGCTCCGCTGTGCAGTTGAGGATGACGGTGCAGCTGTTGTTGGCCAGAGCCCAGCTGAGGATTTGGATGCTGGGATCGGACACGGGCtctagagagaaagaaggagcgGGCAAAGGTTTGTGTCCGGGAAAGGATGCAAATATTGCCTTGGCCCCTGCCTGGGAAATCCTGCTGGCCTCTCCTATATCCCCtggagatggagaggagccGGTCTGTCCCTGCTGCAAATGGCATTAGAGAGGGACATGGTCTGCACGCACCCAAAGGCTCCTGGGGGTACCCAGATGGGGCTGCAAGAGGGTCCTGGACTCACTGCGGCACCACGACATCAGGGTGGGCACCTCCCACCCCCCTGGCCGCCATCCACCTCCCAGACCTGCTCCCAGCACCGAAGAGGCTGGGAGCATCCAGCACGGTCCTCCCAAAGCCGCGTGTCTCACCATACACCTCCAGCTGTATCTGCCAGATTTTCTCTGCTGGCCCCTCGCTGACGATGTACTCGTAGAGCTGCCTGTCCTGCCGGCTGGTGTTCAGGATCTCCAGGGAGAAGTCCAGCTTGTGGAAGCGAGTCCGTCCCTGACTGTAGTTGGTGTAGTTGCCATTAGAGTACATGAGCAGGATGAGCTTCGTCTGTGGGTCCTCCGTGTCCCGCTTCCACACGGCCGCCCCGAAGCGCAGGGTGAGGTCCTGGAGTTCGGGGGGGATCCGCAGCATCGTCGCCTTCCCCAGGGTGCCCAGCACTGTCTCCCTCGCCCCACGGCCCATGCCTGGGAGGAGAGTGGAGAGAAGGGCTGAGGAAGGCAGTGAGGCACGGGGGGCTTGGAGGAACCGTCCCCCCCATCCCGGCTCTGCCAGAGGAGGGCAGATGCCTGCAGAGCTGCGGTAGCCAGCAACAGCGTTGGACCACCACCCTGGTAATCTACAGACTGGGGACGGCTCGGGATGCGTGAGATAAACCAGTCAAAAATTGAACAGATTATCTAACCGTGTTTTCAAGCTCTGGGTTATCCACCACATCCTGCACCGGCGACTGCTGACGGGTGGGAACGCGAGTCCTGCTCTACCCGAGGGCTCACTATGAGCTCTGCCCCATGCCCACCCCACAGGACTGTCCCCAGAAGCAAAGGAGCAACCCCCaacccgcagccccgcagcctcAACCCCAAAGGATGTGGGTCAAAGGCTCAGCTCAGGAGCCAGAGGGGAAGCgttgccttcctctgctcttccttcccacccTCGCAGAGTGAGGCAAGAGAGTCTTCATTTGCATCAGCGTTCTGTCACGTTGAGCACCGCTGTGCACCGTGGCCGAATCCTGACTTAAGGCTCCAGGCTTTCTGTCAGCACAATGACAGCCAGCCGGCACAGTGAAACTTCACCCCACAGAGCGGGGCTGCCTCGAGCAGGGGCAGGCACTTGTGGTCCCAGCGCGGTGGGGATGGTGGTCCTGGGAGAAGGGTGCTGGCAGTGGTGGGACCAGCCTGGAGAAGTCCTGGTGACACCAGAGCAGCCCAGAGGGAAGCCATGCTCGGTGGCTCTTGGCCAAAGCCTGCAGCTAGGTGCACGTCATGGCACCCACCTCCCTCGAGCACCTCAGCTCCAGAAACCTTCGGTGGGGGTTTTCTTGTAGAAGTTGCAGGAAGCGCAGCCTCCAGCAGGTGGGCTCAGGTGTAAGTCCCAGGTTGTTCTTCTCCTGGTCAAGGTGGTCCAAGCTGCGTTTCTTGGCGACCATGGAAAAGTGCTCTTAAGAAGAGGGGTGCGAGCATCTCCCGTGCGTCCCAAAGCATCTCAAACCACCTGGATTTCCTGGAGAGCACACAGGAGGATCTTCTCCCCCAGATGCTTTCCTGTCTTTTGCTGCGAGGCAGTGATTCATATTTGCCCGCACACCCGGGCAAACAAGTTTGTTTTTGTAGGAAACAGCGTGGGGAGAAGTGCCAGATCACCACTGCTGCCAGCTGTCGGCAGCGGGAGCGTGGAAGGAGCTCCACCGTGTCACCCCCATGTTTCCTACCAACTTCTTTCCATTGGGGCGAGGCTTTGCcccagaggggaaaagaaaagagggggaGCTACCCCAGAAGACCAGGTCTGGGGAGGCCCAGATAGGCCCGGATGCCTCTCCTGCAGCGTGCACGGTTCTAGTAAAAACCACAGAGCGAACGTTCTCCCCGCCGCCATCCCAAGCGAGTGCCAttgcttgttttttcccccctctgtggcacaaaacacagcagtttcTGAGCTGTCCCTGTGGACTACATCTCCCCGGCATCAAAACAGCCATGCAGACACGGCCGTCAGCCTGCAGAAACCCCACACCCCAGCTGACCCGGTGCCCCATACGTTTTTTGCTGACACATTTACTGTAAAGCCCAGCACACAGGCGGATGCTGTATTTTCTCAGCAACATGTCTTTTTGACATGCAGCGGTTAGGCTCCTCATTAATTAGCAAATGGAAAAGCCCTTTTTACATCACATTAGAAAAACCCTGTGCCCCGGCGAGCAGCATCTCCCTTGCGGGGAAGACGACTCGGCTGGAGCAAGGCTGCAGGAGGACGGATGTAAAGAGGTCTGAGACCATCCATGCTGAAGCCCAGACGGAGGGGGCTGGAGGAAGGCAAGCGATCCGCACCGGCACAGCGCTAGGTCCAGAGCAGCCCTCGCATAAGGTATTGGGCTCGTGGGACTTTCAGTGTGCTGGCTAGGCAGAAAACCCCGGGGGGATTTTAAAGGCAGGTATTCTAGTAATAGTGAGCCAGCAGAGCCAAGGAGAAACCCCAGCTGTACCAAGGTCTCTGGTTTCCTGGCTGAGCCCTTCGTTTTACACCTGGTAATTACACAGATGCAGTGGCAGAGGGCTCATGGGGCTGCGGGGACGCACGGTGTCCCCAGGGAAGGGGAACGGACGTCAGGCGGGCGCCGAGAAGGGGGTCGGGATTAGTCACAGCTCCCTTCGCTCTGCTCAGGGGCCCCGGCTCACCCAAGCGCTTTCGCACAGGTTCGGCGCCACCAAAACCGATTTTGCATCGTCTTCCCATAACTGCCGAGGGGCTCGGCGGAGGGGACCCAGGAGCCCTGGGGCAGCCGGGGTGGCCCTCGTTCCCTGACCAGCCGGGCTGGGGGGATTTCGACTCATCCAGGACACCGCTGTCCCCAGGACACCACCCACAGCTGGCCAGGGCTCTCCAGGCACCCAGAAAGCAGGCATTGCCCCGCTGCCAGTCCCTTTGCACTCACCTTATACGCATTTTATTGCTTGGGTACTGCCTCCCAGCCCCCTGGCACCTCTCGATCCAAGACACTCAGTATCGCAGAGAGTGAGACGATCCACCAAGGACCTTCATCCCAAGTACCCCAATTCACTTCTGCTACTAAATTATTTGCTCGGTGCCACTAACGCCCCATTAAAACACACGGTAGAGTGCTTCACTACTGCAGCTACGCTTTGTCCATCACCATCTTTGTTCATTCATCATCTTTTATTCTCTCCTCCCTCAGCCTGACTAGTAGGAGCATATTAGGGATGCACCACACATCCAGCTTGGAGTTGCAAGCCATTTATCTTCTATATGAATATTTATACTCAATCTGCCCATCCGCCCGGCACACAGCTCACGATTTCTAAAGGTCTTAATATCTgacaaaaatccccaaacaacccaaaccGAGTATTTCATGGAGAGGAAAACATACATACCCCAAAAACGGCCGAGAGAGATCAGCAGCCAGAGACACACGCTGCCGCTGCAGCCCATGCCTCAGTTCACGGAGCCTCTGCTGCAGTGGAGTTAATATCTCCTGCAGGGCTCATTATAAGAACAGGTGTACTCAAATCAGAGACGCTGTCCTGGGCCATGTGTTTCCTGTTTTTGGCTGaatgactctttttttttctttcttgagtgGAAAGTATTCAAAGCACTGAGTGGTGCTGCTGAATGCTCCACCGGAGACAGCCCGAGAGACCtgcagaaggaagcagagcaTCGATTTATAGTTTGTACCAGAACTGCATCATCCTGCCACGGGTCCTTAACCCGACCccaaaagaagaggaaacaaCCAGCAAGAAAATCACTTTGCATACAGTAACAGCTTCCCGGGGCTCTACAGAGCCTTCAAACCCTGCTGCCGCGGCAGGGGCAGAGGCGGGCAGCCACTCCCCCCACGTGGCAGCATCCCAACCACTGCCGCTCAATCCTGGCGCCGTGGGGCTGGAACCCTGCACAAAGCTTGCCCAGAGAGCCGGCACGCACCCGTGCTCGTGGCCACGATGCCCGCTGGTGCGGGAAGGCCCCAAATATTCTGGGATTAACCCGTACCCCTGCTTTGGGCTGCATGGGATCCACAGCGAGGAGGAGTATGGGTGGTCTTTAAAAACTCACCAAGGAAAA from Pelecanus crispus isolate bPelCri1 chromosome 22, bPelCri1.pri, whole genome shotgun sequence includes:
- the LOC104025281 gene encoding signaling lymphocytic activation molecule, which codes for MGCSGSVCLWLLISLGRFWGMGRGARETVLGTLGKATMLRIPPELQDLTLRFGAAVWKRDTEDPQTKLILLMYSNGNYTNYSQGRTRFHKLDFSLEILNTSRQDRQLYEYIVSEGPAEKIWQIQLEVYEPVSDPSIQILSWALANNSCTVILNCTAERGDNVSYSWGSQDASTSGLCSHNGSLLHLSYALENASIACACTASNPVSSRVVNFDSSECSYEQRGSARIRTDLLLMVVVPIGLVMVFTGIFMAMRFAMPAAGREPEDSPLAEDRAVHTIYSQVQRVESCSVQTGEETVGPCRVEGGKGPRGEPPVAAHPSRSMQKQKGPPSAEHPSCTTIYAAATGLPPDMAPAPGRAPRPLRSPPAEPSALQGHPPLSQSPDKEPMTVYASVMMPMA